A stretch of Candidatus Kryptoniota bacterium DNA encodes these proteins:
- a CDS encoding glycosyltransferase family 2 protein, giving the protein MEKVSAVIIAGNEEKNISDCIASVRWADEIVVVDSESSDRTVEIAKSYTDNVFVRKWEGYASQKAYAASKARNEWVLSVDADERVSEELRSEISSLDSNLADGFFIPRRNYFLDKVIRSCGWSPDYQMRLFRKSKTHMTDRKVHEGFVVDGKVEYLKGELIHYTHMSIEGSMRKSNEFSSLSAAEKAGRRRVGGLRIFFYPVYAFFHHYILRKGITDGVHGLMVSLIHAVTNLQTQMKIWEMQNVRKQK; this is encoded by the coding sequence ATGGAAAAGGTATCTGCGGTCATAATCGCCGGAAATGAAGAAAAAAACATATCGGATTGTATCGCCAGCGTCCGATGGGCGGATGAAATAGTAGTCGTGGACTCTGAGAGCTCCGATCGCACGGTCGAAATCGCAAAATCATACACGGACAATGTCTTCGTGAGGAAATGGGAGGGCTACGCTTCCCAGAAAGCCTATGCGGCGTCGAAAGCGCGGAATGAATGGGTGCTGAGCGTCGATGCAGATGAGCGAGTGTCGGAAGAGCTCAGATCGGAGATCAGCAGCCTCGACTCAAACCTGGCGGACGGGTTTTTTATCCCGAGGCGGAATTATTTTCTCGATAAGGTAATCCGGTCATGCGGATGGTCGCCGGACTACCAGATGCGGCTATTCAGAAAATCCAAAACCCACATGACGGATCGCAAGGTACACGAAGGATTTGTAGTTGACGGAAAAGTAGAGTACCTGAAGGGAGAACTGATACACTATACGCACATGAGCATTGAAGGTTCGATGCGAAAGTCTAATGAGTTCTCATCACTTAGCGCTGCTGAAAAAGCGGGAAGGCGGCGCGTCGGGGGATTACGAATCTTCTTCTATCCCGTGTATGCGTTCTTCCATCATTATATTTTGAGGAAAGGAATAACCGACGGAGTGCACGGGCTGATGGTGTCGCTAATCCATGCCGTGACTAACCTCCAAACGCAGATGAAAATCTGGGAAATGCAGAACGTTCGAAAACAAAAATGA
- the leuS gene encoding leucine--tRNA ligase, with the protein MKYDFTSIEKKWQKIWTDNKTNHIDLRSATEKLYCLVMFLYPSADKLHIGHWYNFAPTDTWARFKKMNGFNVFEPMGYDAFGLPAENYAIKSGVHPQDSTQRNVLVIREQLKTMGALYDFDYEVDTSKPEYYRWTQWVFLELFKKGLAYRANAPVNWCPKDQTVLANEQVVDGLCERCSTPVVRKAMTQWFFRITAYADRLLEGLNRIDWPERTKLMQQNWIGRSEGVEIKFPILNSQFSIDVFTTRPDTLFGATYVVLAPEHPLVQKITDHEFRKKVDEYVDLVAHENEIERTSTTKEKTGVPTGAFAVNPINGEKIPIWIADYVLGTYGTGAVMAVPAHDERDFEFAKKYNLPIRVVIQPKGSKLPEPPDAAYIEPGVAVNSGRFTNLESEKVWEGIADELQRAGNGSRKVNYRLRDWLLSRQRYWGAPIPIIHCDNCGEVPVPENELPVLLPYDVEFKPSGESPLARSEKFVNTKCPKCGKPAKRDVDTMDTFVDSSWYFLRYLSPHLDSAPFDKELVKKWLPVDKYVGGAEHATMHLLYARFVTKALHDSGWLEFDEPFQSLIHQGTITNQGAKMSKSRGNVVNPDQFVDNYGADTFRMFLMFMGPYNEGGDWSDRGITGVFRFLSKLVDLFEDSSDYPLNPRLAKEKLGEVERKIYRRLNQVTRKVTEDIESFRFNTAIAALMEFTNEYTQVISSRENAIRVELKALVLSTLNRLLAPFAPHLSEEFYEMRGGKTSIFNSEKWPDYDRDAIEEENVTLVVQVNGKVRARLIVPVNSTDEAVKSLSMADTNVSKYLAGKKIVKAIVVQNRLVNFVIA; encoded by the coding sequence ATGAAATACGATTTTACTTCCATTGAAAAGAAATGGCAGAAGATTTGGACAGATAATAAGACCAATCATATCGACCTCAGATCGGCAACTGAGAAACTATACTGCCTCGTAATGTTCCTCTATCCAAGTGCGGACAAATTGCATATCGGTCACTGGTATAATTTTGCTCCGACCGACACGTGGGCAAGGTTCAAGAAAATGAATGGGTTCAACGTTTTTGAACCGATGGGCTACGACGCGTTCGGTCTGCCGGCTGAAAATTACGCCATCAAGAGTGGCGTGCACCCGCAAGACAGCACACAGAGGAACGTTTTAGTAATCCGTGAACAATTGAAAACGATGGGCGCGCTTTACGATTTTGACTACGAAGTCGACACTTCGAAGCCGGAATACTACAGATGGACCCAGTGGGTCTTCCTCGAGCTTTTCAAAAAAGGCTTGGCATACAGAGCTAACGCACCGGTAAACTGGTGCCCCAAGGACCAGACGGTACTTGCAAACGAACAGGTTGTCGATGGACTCTGCGAACGTTGCAGCACGCCCGTCGTCCGAAAGGCGATGACACAGTGGTTCTTCAGGATAACTGCGTATGCGGACAGACTTCTTGAAGGTTTGAATCGAATCGACTGGCCCGAGCGCACGAAGCTAATGCAGCAGAACTGGATCGGCCGAAGCGAAGGGGTAGAAATCAAATTCCCAATTTTGAATTCTCAATTCTCAATCGATGTCTTTACCACTCGTCCCGATACATTGTTTGGTGCGACGTATGTCGTTCTCGCTCCCGAACATCCGCTCGTCCAGAAGATTACCGACCATGAATTCAGGAAGAAGGTGGACGAATATGTCGATTTAGTTGCGCATGAAAATGAAATCGAGAGGACGTCTACTACTAAAGAGAAGACCGGTGTGCCCACCGGTGCTTTCGCGGTGAACCCGATCAACGGGGAGAAGATCCCGATATGGATCGCAGACTACGTGCTGGGAACCTACGGCACCGGAGCGGTCATGGCAGTGCCCGCGCATGACGAACGCGATTTTGAATTTGCGAAGAAATATAATTTGCCGATACGTGTCGTGATTCAGCCAAAAGGGAGCAAACTTCCGGAACCTCCAGATGCAGCTTACATCGAACCTGGTGTGGCCGTGAACAGCGGACGATTTACGAATCTGGAAAGCGAAAAAGTCTGGGAAGGGATAGCGGACGAACTTCAGCGCGCCGGGAACGGATCGAGGAAAGTAAACTACAGACTGCGCGACTGGCTCTTGTCCCGCCAGCGGTACTGGGGCGCGCCGATACCGATCATTCATTGCGACAATTGCGGAGAAGTGCCCGTTCCGGAAAATGAGCTTCCGGTTCTCCTTCCATACGACGTGGAGTTCAAACCGAGCGGCGAATCTCCGCTCGCCCGCAGCGAGAAATTTGTTAACACCAAATGTCCGAAGTGCGGCAAGCCCGCCAAGCGGGACGTCGATACAATGGATACCTTTGTCGACTCATCCTGGTATTTCTTGCGATATCTCTCGCCCCACCTCGACAGCGCGCCGTTCGATAAGGAGCTCGTGAAGAAGTGGCTTCCGGTCGACAAATACGTCGGCGGTGCGGAGCACGCGACGATGCACTTGCTTTACGCGCGGTTCGTGACAAAGGCGCTCCATGATTCGGGTTGGTTGGAATTCGACGAACCTTTCCAGAGCCTCATCCACCAGGGGACAATCACAAACCAGGGTGCGAAGATGTCGAAGTCGCGCGGCAACGTTGTAAACCCCGATCAGTTCGTGGACAACTATGGCGCTGATACGTTCAGGATGTTCCTGATGTTCATGGGCCCGTACAACGAAGGCGGCGACTGGAGCGATAGAGGGATCACAGGTGTCTTCAGATTCCTGAGCAAGCTCGTAGATTTATTCGAAGATTCTTCGGATTATCCTTTAAACCCGCGACTCGCGAAGGAAAAACTCGGCGAGGTCGAGCGTAAGATCTACAGGAGACTAAATCAGGTCACAAGGAAAGTCACGGAGGATATCGAGTCGTTCAGATTCAACACAGCTATCGCTGCGTTAATGGAATTCACTAACGAGTATACGCAGGTGATCTCTTCCAGGGAGAACGCGATCCGTGTCGAGCTCAAGGCCCTCGTTCTCAGCACGCTTAACAGGCTGCTCGCACCGTTTGCGCCTCACCTTAGCGAGGAGTTTTATGAAATGAGAGGCGGGAAGACGTCGATCTTCAATTCGGAAAAGTGGCCGGACTATGATCGCGATGCAATTGAAGAGGAGAACGTCACTCTTGTTGTGCAGGTTAACGGCAAGGTTCGAGCGCGCCTGATAGTTCCCGTAAATTCCACGGATGAAGCTGTAAAATCTCTCTCGATGGCAGATACGAATGTTTCAAAATATCTCGCCGGAAAGAAAATCGTGAAGGCGATCGTCGTTCAAAACCGGCTGGTCAACTTCGTTATTGCCTGA
- a CDS encoding ABC transporter ATP-binding protein encodes MKTFWRFFRYLKPYVRALMLANAMMILFVVFSLLAVGLIMPFIDLLFNQSSSLAANPAAGHPAVSVLNLREYLTYQLTEFASRYSKFDLIVYLCVLMIVVFLLKNLFSYLQTYFMSTVEQGMIKDIRFDLYSHFHKLSLSFFTEEKKGILISRIINDVQIIKDSMIAVINSIFRDPVLILVFSVVLFIFNWKLTLLIYFLFPLTGFILARIGNSLKKRSIRSQERIADITSILDETFGAMRIVKAFGMEEYEINRFKKEEDGYFALLTSLARRRALAGPITEFIGVVTVTVVLYFIGTEIVTGRSDMSPGAFFVYLAIFFQMMPSLKLFGQVFNSIKEGTAASERVFAILDTQPKISDAPEAIAVDSFRKSIEFKDVVFKYETSDIVLNHVSLCVERGEVLALVGPSGAGKSTIADLIPRFYDPDEGAILLDGVDIRKLTTRSLRGLMGIVTQDTILFNDTIRNNIAYGLRETPLENIEAVAKAANAHNFILALPFGYDTFIGDRGLKLSGGERQRISIARALLKNPPILILDEATSSLDTESEVLVQQAIETLMKGRTSVVIAHRLSTVQNATKIIVVDDGRIVERGNHAELMKGGGLYFKLYNMQFKV; translated from the coding sequence TTGAAAACGTTCTGGAGATTCTTCCGTTATCTCAAGCCGTATGTGAGGGCTCTCATGCTGGCGAACGCGATGATGATTTTATTTGTCGTCTTCAGCTTGCTGGCCGTCGGACTCATAATGCCTTTCATCGATCTCCTGTTCAATCAGTCGTCATCGCTCGCTGCGAACCCGGCTGCCGGTCATCCCGCTGTGAGCGTGTTGAACCTGAGAGAATACCTGACCTACCAGCTAACGGAATTTGCATCACGGTACAGCAAGTTCGACCTCATAGTCTACCTTTGTGTACTGATGATTGTTGTGTTTCTTCTCAAGAATCTCTTTTCATACCTTCAAACTTATTTCATGTCCACAGTCGAACAGGGCATGATAAAAGATATCCGTTTCGATCTCTATTCGCATTTTCATAAACTCTCTCTAAGCTTTTTTACGGAGGAGAAAAAGGGGATCCTGATTTCCCGGATTATAAATGATGTTCAAATAATCAAAGACTCGATGATCGCTGTAATTAACAGCATCTTTCGTGATCCGGTGTTGATATTGGTATTCTCCGTGGTGCTATTCATCTTTAACTGGAAGCTGACTCTCCTCATCTATTTCCTTTTTCCGCTTACTGGTTTCATACTTGCGCGGATTGGAAATTCCCTCAAGAAGAGAAGCATCAGATCGCAGGAACGAATCGCCGACATCACTTCGATACTCGACGAGACGTTCGGTGCGATGCGGATCGTGAAAGCTTTCGGGATGGAGGAGTACGAAATAAACAGATTCAAGAAAGAAGAGGACGGTTATTTCGCATTGCTCACGAGCCTGGCACGCCGACGCGCCCTGGCGGGCCCTATTACAGAATTCATCGGTGTAGTGACCGTGACCGTTGTACTTTACTTCATCGGGACGGAAATCGTGACGGGCAGAAGCGACATGTCACCCGGCGCCTTCTTCGTATATCTCGCCATCTTTTTCCAAATGATGCCCTCCCTGAAATTGTTCGGGCAGGTGTTCAATAGCATCAAAGAGGGAACCGCGGCTTCGGAAAGGGTCTTCGCGATTCTCGATACACAACCGAAGATCAGCGACGCCCCGGAAGCAATCGCGGTCGATTCATTCCGCAAAAGCATCGAGTTCAAAGATGTTGTTTTCAAGTACGAAACATCCGATATCGTCCTAAACCACGTTAGCCTTTGTGTTGAAAGGGGTGAAGTGCTCGCTCTCGTTGGTCCCAGCGGTGCGGGGAAGTCGACCATCGCCGATCTCATACCGAGATTTTACGATCCTGACGAAGGAGCCATCCTGCTCGACGGTGTGGATATCAGGAAACTGACCACGAGGTCGCTCCGCGGTCTCATGGGTATCGTCACACAAGACACGATACTGTTCAACGACACGATCAGGAATAACATCGCCTACGGACTCAGGGAGACGCCTCTAGAGAATATTGAGGCAGTGGCGAAGGCGGCCAATGCCCATAATTTCATCCTGGCCCTGCCGTTCGGCTATGACACGTTCATCGGTGATCGCGGGTTGAAACTTTCCGGAGGAGAAAGGCAGAGGATCTCGATTGCGAGAGCTCTCCTGAAAAATCCTCCGATCCTGATCCTCGACGAAGCTACGTCATCGCTCGATACTGAATCTGAAGTTCTGGTTCAACAGGCGATTGAAACTCTCATGAAAGGAAGGACTTCCGTCGTGATCGCTCACCGTCTTTCTACGGTCCAGAATGCAACTAAGATCATTGTCGTTGACGACGGCAGGATAGTTGAGCGGGGGAACCATGCGGAGCTGATGAAAGGGGGAGGACTTTACTTCAAGCTGTACAATATGCAGTTCAAGGTCTGA
- a CDS encoding phage integrase N-terminal SAM-like domain-containing protein, producing MKADRFPSTRIPHSQFKILVQQFDNSMRFASGTTRHVYRKALDQLSSFARVTQFKFTPGDFTQFRLWLLNRKHLSVNSVNTYLTACRRFCEFLVELGVLVRNPAWNVHGTAQTFSKMSIPLRDVEMSIASIGRISVLERRDRAFLLVMMECGATISQLIGADIRDLRYVGKKLEIRVNSKGLRGKTEAISLTDQARGALLDYFDLRGRTAPDDPLFTAVHMGKTSNDRLSPRGIRAAMKRYLTFRDGSSLRLDSIRTYCGIRLAIMGKRPEEIRAHMRFKSNMPMKKILENSQNPINSR from the coding sequence ATGAAAGCAGATAGATTCCCGTCGACGAGAATCCCTCACAGTCAATTCAAGATTCTTGTTCAGCAATTCGACAACTCGATGCGCTTTGCAAGCGGCACCACTAGACATGTTTATCGGAAAGCTCTCGATCAACTGTCCTCTTTCGCGAGAGTGACGCAGTTTAAGTTTACTCCCGGCGACTTTACTCAATTTCGTCTCTGGCTTTTGAACCGCAAGCACCTGTCCGTAAACAGTGTGAACACGTATCTCACCGCCTGCAGGCGATTCTGTGAATTTCTCGTCGAGCTTGGCGTTCTTGTCAGGAATCCCGCTTGGAACGTTCATGGTACAGCGCAGACTTTTAGCAAGATGTCCATTCCTCTCCGGGACGTTGAAATGTCCATAGCTTCTATCGGGAGAATAAGTGTACTCGAAAGACGAGACCGCGCATTCCTCCTCGTCATGATGGAGTGCGGCGCGACAATATCTCAATTGATCGGCGCGGACATCAGGGACCTTCGGTACGTCGGAAAGAAGTTGGAGATAAGAGTAAACTCCAAAGGCCTTCGTGGGAAAACCGAGGCCATCAGTTTGACTGATCAAGCGCGCGGAGCTTTGCTGGATTACTTTGATTTGCGCGGGAGGACGGCCCCTGACGATCCGCTATTTACGGCTGTCCATATGGGAAAAACTTCCAACGATCGCCTTTCGCCGAGAGGGATCCGGGCAGCAATGAAGAGATACTTGACATTCCGGGACGGAAGCAGCTTGAGGCTCGACTCGATCCGCACTTATTGCGGGATCCGGCTAGCGATAATGGGTAAGCGCCCCGAGGAAATTCGTGCGCATATGAGATTTAAGAGCAACATGCCCATGAAGAAGATTCTGGAAAACTCACAAAATCCGATAAACTCAAGATGA
- a CDS encoding 3-oxoacyl-ACP reductase family protein has product MIELRDQVALITGGSRGIGAATAMLFGKAGANVAITYHGNDARANEIVSAIAGMGGKAKAYKGDNSNSVIVKRIVDEVVLDFRRIDVLVNNAGIWTGGEIDSLDEKSWDETIDLNLKGTFLFCHYVTPIMKRQKRGRIINVSSTAGQRGEAHHSHYAASKGGVISLTKSLSTELAPFNILVNSVAPGWVDTELCADVFSDKAYKEEVRKSIPLGRIPTAEDIAGPILFLASDLARHITGEILNVNGGSVLVG; this is encoded by the coding sequence ATGATCGAATTAAGAGATCAGGTCGCGTTGATAACCGGAGGATCAAGAGGTATCGGCGCCGCAACCGCAATGTTATTTGGGAAAGCTGGGGCAAATGTTGCCATCACCTATCACGGCAACGATGCCAGAGCAAATGAAATAGTCTCAGCAATTGCCGGAATGGGAGGAAAGGCGAAGGCTTACAAGGGAGACAACAGCAATTCCGTAATCGTAAAAAGAATTGTCGATGAGGTTGTCTTAGATTTCAGACGCATTGATGTATTGGTAAACAACGCCGGCATTTGGACCGGAGGAGAGATCGATTCCTTGGATGAAAAGTCGTGGGATGAAACCATCGATCTCAATCTGAAGGGAACATTCTTGTTTTGCCATTACGTCACTCCAATCATGAAACGTCAGAAGCGAGGAAGAATTATTAATGTCTCATCCACGGCGGGACAACGCGGAGAAGCTCACCACTCACACTATGCTGCAAGCAAAGGGGGCGTAATTTCGCTCACGAAAAGTCTCTCGACTGAATTGGCGCCTTTTAATATTCTGGTCAACAGTGTAGCGCCGGGATGGGTCGATACGGAACTTTGCGCCGACGTGTTCAGCGACAAGGCGTACAAAGAAGAGGTCAGGAAATCGATTCCGCTTGGAAGAATCCCCACGGCAGAAGACATAGCCGGCCCGATCCTCTTCCTGGCATCCGATCTAGCGAGACACATTACCGGTGAAATCCTCAATGTAAATGGCGGGTCGGTCCTCGTAGGATGA
- a CDS encoding aspartate kinase → MLVVQKFGGTSVGTIDRIRNVAQRVARTRSQGHDVVVVVSAMAGETNRLLDLARATVAEPDPRELDVLVSTGEQVSTALLSMALISSGCNARSLQNHQIRLVTDSAYTKAHIKSIDAQKILSVIQEGAIAIVAGFQGIDEKGDITTLGRGGSDTTAVAIAAALKSHVKDGLVCEIYTDVDGVYTADPDIVPAARKLKRISFEEMFELASSGAKVLQTRSVLFGMKFDIPIHVRSSFNDSEGTMVVSETLDMESVVVTAISHDKNEAKITVLHVSDRPGIAHSVFAPLADAEIVVDMIIQSASSEGYTDMSFTVPRNDYRRAMEILQDLVRQRKATYVVGDDKVAKVSVVGVGMRTHSGVAATMFKVLAESGINIQMISTSEIKISVVVNEKDMKKAVEVLHKEFMLAHE, encoded by the coding sequence ATGTTGGTAGTCCAAAAATTCGGCGGGACTTCCGTAGGAACGATCGACCGAATCCGTAACGTGGCACAGCGGGTCGCGCGTACAAGGTCGCAGGGACATGATGTCGTCGTCGTGGTCAGCGCAATGGCGGGCGAAACCAATCGACTCCTCGATCTGGCAAGAGCGACAGTCGCCGAGCCGGATCCCCGCGAGCTCGATGTGCTCGTGTCCACCGGCGAGCAGGTGTCGACGGCCCTTCTCTCCATGGCACTGATCTCTTCCGGTTGCAATGCGCGCTCCCTTCAAAACCACCAGATCAGGTTGGTCACCGATTCGGCTTACACGAAGGCGCACATCAAGAGCATCGACGCCCAGAAAATCTTGAGCGTGATCCAGGAAGGTGCGATCGCGATCGTGGCGGGCTTTCAGGGAATTGATGAGAAGGGAGACATCACTACACTTGGAAGAGGCGGCTCGGATACGACTGCAGTAGCGATAGCGGCCGCTTTGAAATCGCACGTGAAAGATGGGCTGGTTTGCGAGATTTATACGGACGTTGACGGAGTTTACACGGCCGATCCGGACATCGTACCGGCTGCGAGAAAGCTGAAGAGAATTAGTTTCGAGGAAATGTTTGAGCTTGCCAGTTCGGGCGCGAAGGTCCTTCAGACCCGGTCGGTCCTCTTCGGAATGAAGTTCGATATTCCAATTCATGTAAGAAGCAGTTTCAATGACAGCGAGGGAACCATGGTAGTGAGTGAAACGCTTGATATGGAGAGCGTGGTTGTGACAGCGATTTCGCACGATAAGAACGAAGCCAAGATCACGGTGCTCCACGTCTCCGACAGGCCCGGGATAGCGCACAGCGTGTTCGCGCCGCTTGCCGATGCTGAGATCGTGGTGGACATGATTATCCAAAGCGCAAGCTCCGAAGGTTACACCGATATGAGCTTTACAGTACCACGAAATGACTACCGGCGCGCGATGGAGATCCTTCAGGATCTCGTGAGACAGAGGAAAGCGACGTACGTAGTCGGAGACGACAAGGTTGCGAAGGTATCGGTCGTCGGCGTCGGCATGAGAACGCATTCCGGAGTCGCGGCCACAATGTTTAAAGTACTGGCCGAATCGGGAATAAATATCCAGATGATTTCAACTAGCGAAATTAAAATCTCTGTAGTGGTAAACGAAAAAGATATGAAGAAGGCAGTTGAAGTTCTTCATAAGGAGTTTATGTTGGCACATGAGTAG
- the thrC gene encoding threonine synthase — translation MSYGGVIRRYSKYLPFKEDVEPVTLLEGDTPLLEADNLRHELKAPCKLFLKFEGANPTGSFKDRGMTVAITEAVQSKAEVVICASTGNTSASAAAYAAKAKLKAFVILPKGKIALGKMAQALIYGAQVIEIDGNFDEALRIVREIGSKTKAVIVNSINPFRIEGQKTASFEILETLGSAPTHHALPVGNAGNITAYWKGYKEWASHFPVAVPKMLGFQAEGAAPIVHGMVVDHPETVATAIRIGNPASWKQAVQALDESKGQINIVSDAEILSAQKLIASTEGIFCEPASASSVAGVRNLVQRNFFTAKDVVVCTLTGNGLKDPDTASRDIPQPIQSRPIFSEVLKLMDLKQNG, via the coding sequence ATGTCTTACGGCGGCGTAATTCGGAGATATTCGAAATATCTTCCTTTCAAAGAGGATGTTGAGCCGGTGACACTTCTCGAAGGAGACACCCCGCTCCTCGAGGCCGATAACTTGAGGCACGAGTTGAAAGCTCCCTGCAAATTATTTCTGAAGTTTGAGGGAGCAAATCCGACGGGATCGTTCAAGGATCGCGGCATGACTGTCGCGATCACGGAAGCGGTTCAATCGAAAGCTGAGGTTGTAATTTGCGCGTCCACGGGTAACACTTCCGCTTCCGCCGCGGCATACGCCGCTAAGGCAAAATTGAAGGCGTTCGTCATATTGCCAAAAGGAAAAATCGCGCTTGGCAAGATGGCACAGGCACTCATTTACGGCGCGCAAGTGATCGAGATCGATGGCAACTTCGACGAGGCGCTTCGCATCGTGCGTGAGATCGGCAGCAAGACAAAGGCGGTGATTGTCAATTCCATCAACCCTTTCAGGATAGAAGGACAGAAGACTGCCTCATTCGAAATTCTGGAGACGCTCGGTTCAGCCCCGACTCATCACGCACTTCCCGTCGGCAATGCGGGCAACATCACTGCTTATTGGAAAGGTTATAAGGAGTGGGCATCTCACTTCCCTGTCGCGGTTCCGAAGATGCTCGGATTCCAGGCCGAGGGAGCAGCACCCATCGTTCATGGAATGGTGGTGGACCATCCGGAAACTGTAGCCACCGCCATCCGGATAGGAAATCCGGCCAGCTGGAAGCAGGCAGTGCAGGCACTTGATGAATCCAAAGGTCAAATCAATATTGTCAGTGATGCAGAGATCCTTTCAGCGCAGAAACTGATCGCATCCACCGAAGGAATTTTTTGCGAGCCGGCCTCCGCTTCGTCCGTGGCCGGAGTGAGGAACCTGGTACAGAGGAATTTCTTCACTGCAAAGGATGTGGTTGTCTGTACACTTACGGGTAACGGGTTGAAGGATCCGGATACTGCGTCGCGCGATATACCTCAACCTATCCAGTCGCGACCGATCTTTTCGGAGGTCTTGAAACTCATGGACTTGAAACAAAATGGATGA
- a CDS encoding zinc-binding dehydrogenase, whose translation MKAIRVHEHGGVDRVLIDEIPTPHPKSDEVIVRIKATSVNHLDIWVRNGMKNLKLPLPIILGSDGAGVVEEIGHDIDDINTGDRVLISPQRSCGLCEDCLNGRDNLCREFKILGEHCDGTDAELVAVKRENLLKLPETVSFDDAAASALVFITAYQMLVDKARVRPMETVLVLGAGSGVGTAAIQIAKLYDARVIAVVGSAQKIEKALKLGADEAINYNEEKILEGVNRLTGKRGVDIVFEHIGAATWRDSILSTRRGGRIVTCGATSGVDTATDLRYVFSRQLTIYGSTMGSKARLFTLVSFLEQKKFRSVIDTVLPYTEVRRAQEIIENRKHFGKIVLNFN comes from the coding sequence GTGAAGGCTATCCGCGTCCATGAGCACGGCGGGGTCGACAGAGTCCTAATCGACGAAATTCCTACTCCGCATCCAAAATCAGACGAAGTTATCGTCCGCATCAAGGCCACGTCCGTCAACCACCTGGACATCTGGGTCAGAAACGGAATGAAGAACTTGAAGCTTCCTCTTCCCATAATTCTGGGATCGGATGGCGCAGGTGTCGTGGAGGAGATTGGACACGATATCGATGATATAAATACCGGCGACAGGGTTTTGATTTCTCCTCAGAGATCTTGCGGATTATGCGAAGATTGTCTGAACGGAAGAGATAATTTATGCCGGGAATTCAAGATCCTGGGCGAGCATTGCGACGGCACCGATGCTGAACTGGTCGCCGTGAAGCGCGAGAACTTATTGAAGCTTCCCGAGACAGTTTCCTTCGATGACGCGGCGGCCTCCGCCCTTGTGTTCATAACCGCTTACCAGATGCTTGTCGATAAGGCGCGGGTACGTCCAATGGAGACGGTCCTCGTTTTGGGAGCTGGAAGCGGCGTAGGAACTGCGGCGATTCAAATCGCGAAGCTTTACGATGCGAGAGTAATCGCAGTAGTCGGCTCGGCGCAGAAGATCGAAAAGGCATTGAAGCTTGGAGCTGATGAAGCGATCAATTATAACGAGGAAAAGATTCTGGAAGGAGTTAACCGACTCACCGGGAAACGAGGAGTCGACATAGTGTTCGAACATATTGGGGCTGCGACGTGGCGCGACAGCATACTCTCAACCCGAAGAGGCGGAAGAATCGTAACCTGCGGCGCGACTTCCGGCGTCGACACGGCTACAGACCTGAGATACGTCTTCTCGCGGCAACTCACAATTTACGGCAGCACCATGGGAAGTAAAGCCCGGCTCTTTACTCTTGTAAGTTTCCTCGAACAAAAGAAATTTAGATCGGTTATCGATACGGTTCTTCCATACACTGAAGTTAGACGTGCTCAGGAAATCATCGAGAATCGAAAACACTTTGGCAAAATTGTACTGAATTTCAATTAA